Proteins encoded within one genomic window of Sminthopsis crassicaudata isolate SCR6 chromosome X, ASM4859323v1, whole genome shotgun sequence:
- the DNASE1L1 gene encoding deoxyribonuclease-1-like 1, with protein MPSPVPMLLFILLLAGMTSAFRICAFNAQRLTVGKVAKVRIMDAMVKILARCDITVLQEVVDTTGDAIPLLLRDLNRFDDSGPYSFLSSPLLGRSTYMEKYVYVYRSHKTQVLASYVYDDKTDVFAREPFVAQFSLPSKVLPKLALVPLHTTPKDVATELDALYVVFLNVSQHWQSEDVILLGDFNADCSSLSKKRQGELVLKTKAGFRWVIPDEEDTTVRESTRCSYDRIVVHGKRCQDLVEWAAAFKFPQSFQMTEAEALNISDHYPVEVELSGSPGWPLASIPFNLAMMLLLTGLDSTL; from the exons ATGCCCAGCCCGGTCCCTATGCTGCTCTTTATCCTGCTTCTGGCGGGGATGACTAGTGCCTTCCGGATATGTGCCTTCAATGCCCAGCGGTTGACGGTTGGCAAGGTGGCGAAGGTCCGTATCATGGATGCTATGGTTAAG ATCTTGGCTCGGTGTGACATCACGGTGTTGCAGGAGGTGGTGGACACCACGGGCGATGCCATTCCTCTGCTGCTCAGGGACCTCAACAG GTTTGATGACTCCGGCCCCTATAGCTTCCTGAGCAGTCCTCTGCTGGGACGCAGTACCTACATGGAGAAATATGTTTATGTGTACAG ATCACACAAGACCCAGGTCTTGGCTAGCTACGTGTACGATGATAAGACGGATGTCTTTGCCCGAGAGCCCTTTGTGGCCCAGTTCAGCCTGCCCAGCAAGG TGCTCCCCAAGCTGGCCCTGGTGCCGTTGCACACGACCCCCAAGGATGTAGCGACCGAGCTGGATGCCCTGTATGTCGTCTTCCTCAATGTCTCCCAGCACTGGCAGAGTGAG GATGTGATCCTGCTTGGAGATTTCAACGCAGACTGCTCATCGCTGTCCAAGAAACGGCAAGGGGAGCTGGTGCTGAAGACCAAAGCGGGCTTCCGCTGGGTCATCCCCGACGAGGAGGACACAACTGTGAGAGAGAGCACACGCTGCAGCTATGACCG AATTGTGGTTCATGGAAAGCGCTGCCAAGATCTGGTGGAATGGGCTGCTGCCTTCAAATTTCCCCAAAGCTTCCAAATGACTGAGGCCGAG GCTCTGAACATCAGTGACCACTACCCTGTGGAGGTAGAGCTGAGTGGCTCTCCAGGTTGGCCCTTGGCCTCCATCCCATTTAACCTTGCCATGATGCTCCTGCTCACTGGACTGGACTCTACCTTGTGA